TGACGGCGCCGACGCCCGGGTCACCGGGTTCTCCGTCGGCGGGGCCGAGGACCCCGCCGCGTCGCGCCGGCCCTGAGTCAGCAGGCGTCGTACTTCCAGGCGTCGCCCTCCAACACCCACGGCTGCGCCTGCTGGTCGAACTTCGGCAGCCCGGTGACCTTGTATCCGGCGCGCCCCGTCTTGCCGGACACCTCGGCCTGCACGTCGCTCACCGCGTGGTCCGCGCCGTAGTCGGCCGACGCCTTCTTCACCACTTCGGAGTACGCGGTCTTGGTGATCTTCTTCGCGCAGCGCGCGGACAACATGCCGTACGCGGTGTCCGCGTCGCCCGCGAAGTAGGAGGCGGTGTAGACGGCGACGGCCGCCTTGAGGTCGTCGCCCTCGTGTTCCGCGGGAACGCTGATGGTGGGCTCGGCGACGGGCGTGCCCGAGTCGCTCGCGGCCGGGGCGTCGTCGCCGGACGAGGAGCAGGCGGTGAGCGCGGCGAGAAGCAGGGCCGCGGTGACGATGGTGGCGCGGATGCGCATGGTGTCCCCCCTGGACGTGAAGCTTGCGCAGGAATGGTGCCATGGCGGACGCGGGGGAAGGCCCCGCCGGGAGGATTTCGCGGGGGCCTGTGACCAGGCTGCTGCCCAGATGTGACAGTCGGGCGCACGACGGGGGCGGCCGCCCCGGACGTAGGCTTCGTCCAGCACTGACATGACGGGGGCGGAGCGCATGACGGCTGGGACAGCACCGAGGTGGGGCTCGGCCCTCGATTCGGTCGTGGTGTACGCGCAGGGCGCCGTCTGCCGCCGCCTGGCCCGCGGCAGCGTGCCGCCGGGCGGCCGGGTCCGTGTGACGGGTCTCCCGCGCGCGCTGGACGCGGGATCCCTGCGCGTCCGTGTCACCGGCGGCGAGGGTTCGCGCGTCATCGAGGCACGCGTGGACGTCGAGGCGGAGCCGCTCGGCGCCACGGCGCCCGACGCGTTGCGCAGCGAGGTGGAGGCGCTGCGCGAGGAATGCGCGGCGGCGCAGGCCCGCCACGACCGGCAGGTGCGACTGATCGACGAGGTCAGGGCGCTGCGTCCGGTGCCGCCCGCCCGCAGGCGGGACGACCCGCACCGCCGCACCCCGGTGGACGCCTGGCTGGAACTCGCGGACTTCGTCGACGAACGGCTCACCGGGCTGCACTCCCGTCTCGCGGAGCTCGAGAAGGCGCTGGGCCGGGCCGAGCACGCCCTCGCGGTCGCCGCCGACCGGCTGGCACGCGCCTCCACCGACGTGCCGGCCGCCCACGTGCGGACCACGGTCTCCGCGCTGGTGACCTTCGACCGTGCCGGGGACGCGGAAGTGGAGCTGGAGTACGCGGTGCCGGGCGCGGTCTGGGCTCCCGCCTACCGGCTCACGCACCGTCAGGGCGAGGGCAGCGGCCGTCTGGTGCTGCGCGCCTCCGTCGCTCAGCGCACCGGCGAGGACTGGACCGGCGTCCGGCTCGCCCTGGCCACCGCCGATCTCGGGCGCCGTACCGACCTGCCCCGACTCCGCTCGCTGCGCATCGGACGCCGCCAGCCGGACCCCACGCCGTCCGGGTGGCGCGAGCCGCCGTTGGGTCTGGCCGATCTGTTCGCCGGCTACGACGCGGCCGGTCGCCGCCCCGCCGTGGCACGGAAGGCAGGCGGCGTCGGGGGCCGTCCCGTGCCCGTGGCTGCGGCCGGCACCCCCGTCCCCGTCCCCCCGCCGCCTCCGCCGCCCCCGCCGATGATGCCGATGGCGCCGCAGGGTTACGGCCGGCCGCTCGCCGCGGCCCCTGGTCACGGCGCACCGCCCCCGGCGCCCGGCGGTACCCACCCGCAGGCTTTCGGCGGCGGAGGGGAAGGCCACGCACAGCCGGCGTTCTCCCGCCCGGGCGACGGACGCCGCTCTCCCGCTGCGCCCGCCGCCATGCCGCCGGCCGCCATGCCCACGGCCCCCGGCCGGGCCGCGCCGCCTCGGTCTTCCGCACCCGCACCCGCGGTCCCCGGTCCGCCGCGGCCGAGCGGATCCGAACTCGACTACACGGCTCTCGTCCTGTGCGGACCGGACGAACAGCACGCTCGTCGCGGCCGGCTGTTCCCCGACGTCCCCTTCGACCCGACGGCGGCCGAGTACCGCCGCCGCGCCGAGAGCGTGGCCGCGCTGCCGCTGCCCGCCCACGCCGTGCGGCCCCGCGAGTCGGCGGGCTCATTCGACCACCGGTACGACGCCGTCGCCCGCGCCGACATCCCGTCCGACGGCACCTGGCACACCGTCACCGTCGGTGAGATCTCGGTCGGTCTGCGCACCGAGTACCTCTGTGTGCCGTCCGTGGAGCAGACCGTGTACGCGACGCTGGCGCTCTCCAACGCCACCGACCAGGCTCTGCCGGCGGGCCCCGTGGAGATCACCGCCGGCGACGACTTCCTGCTGACCGCGGCCTTGCCCACCCTCGCGCCGGGCGGTGTGTGCCGGGTGGGGCTGGGTCAGGCCGAGGGCGTCCGGGTGACCCGCCGCACGAATCTGCACGAGTCGACCTCGGGGCTGCGCAACTCCACCACCGTGCTCGACCACCGCGTCCACGTGGAGCTGGCCAACCGGCTCGCCGAGCCCGTCACCGTCGAGGTCCGCGAACGGGTGCCGGTCTCCTCCGACCCGGACGTCCGGATCGACGAACGGGCCGACTGGACCGCGCCGCCCACGGACACCGGCGCCGAACACCACGCGCCCGGCACCCGCGTCTGGCGGGTGGAGCTGCCCGCCGGCGCCACCACCGCCCTCGACGGCGGCTACGAGATCCGCATCCCCTCCGCCAAGACCTTGGCCGGCGGCAACCGCAGGAGCTGACGCACCCATGTCCACGGCACCCGAGCCGATCCCCCTGCCCGTCACGGCCGTCACCTGTCTGGAGGACCGCGCCCACGTCGAGCGCACCGCCGTCCTCGACCTCGAAGCCGGTGTCCAGCGGCTGCGTCTGGGGCCGGTGAGCGCGCTGGCCGTCGATCGCACACTGCACGCGGAGATCACCGCCGACGCCCCGGCGACCGTGCTCGACGCGCGGATCGTCCGTGGCTGGAGCCCGCGCGGGCCCCGGCCCACCGACGACGACAGCGCCCTGCGGCACCGCGTGCACGCCCTCGAAGAGGAGCTGCTCGTCCTGGGCCGGCAGCGCGACCGGCTGCAGACCCGCCTCGACGCACTCGGCCGTCTCGCCGCCGATCTGTTGCGCGAGATCGCTGAGGGCACCGGTCACGGAGAGGTCGAAGGGCCCCGCTGGGACCGCGAACTGGACCGTCTGGACGGCGAGCGGGATTCCCACGGAGAGCAACTACGCATCGTGGAGGCTCGGTTCGCCGCCCGAGCCGCCGAACTCGCGTCGGCTCGCGGGGCCATGGAGGTGGCCGAGGAAGAACCGGCCGAACTGACCGGCCACATCGAACTGACCGTGGAGGCGGCGGCCGCGGGGCGGGCCGGTCTGCGGCTGAGCCACCTCACCGCCTGTGCGCTGTGGCGGCCGGTCTACCGGGCCGTGCTCGAGGGAGACTCCCTTTCGCTGGAGACCGACGC
The window above is part of the Streptomyces sp. NBC_00425 genome. Proteins encoded here:
- a CDS encoding DUF4139 domain-containing protein; the protein is MTAGTAPRWGSALDSVVVYAQGAVCRRLARGSVPPGGRVRVTGLPRALDAGSLRVRVTGGEGSRVIEARVDVEAEPLGATAPDALRSEVEALREECAAAQARHDRQVRLIDEVRALRPVPPARRRDDPHRRTPVDAWLELADFVDERLTGLHSRLAELEKALGRAEHALAVAADRLARASTDVPAAHVRTTVSALVTFDRAGDAEVELEYAVPGAVWAPAYRLTHRQGEGSGRLVLRASVAQRTGEDWTGVRLALATADLGRRTDLPRLRSLRIGRRQPDPTPSGWREPPLGLADLFAGYDAAGRRPAVARKAGGVGGRPVPVAAAGTPVPVPPPPPPPPPMMPMAPQGYGRPLAAAPGHGAPPPAPGGTHPQAFGGGGEGHAQPAFSRPGDGRRSPAAPAAMPPAAMPTAPGRAAPPRSSAPAPAVPGPPRPSGSELDYTALVLCGPDEQHARRGRLFPDVPFDPTAAEYRRRAESVAALPLPAHAVRPRESAGSFDHRYDAVARADIPSDGTWHTVTVGEISVGLRTEYLCVPSVEQTVYATLALSNATDQALPAGPVEITAGDDFLLTAALPTLAPGGVCRVGLGQAEGVRVTRRTNLHESTSGLRNSTTVLDHRVHVELANRLAEPVTVEVRERVPVSSDPDVRIDERADWTAPPTDTGAEHHAPGTRVWRVELPAGATTALDGGYEIRIPSAKTLAGGNRRS